In Alkalihalobacterium alkalinitrilicum, a genomic segment contains:
- the lspA gene encoding signal peptidase II, whose product MWLYYVIALVIILLDQWTKWIVVQSMEIGERISLIENFLYFTSHRNQGAAFGILQGQMWFFYIITVIVVGFIVYYIQKEAKSSWLLGISLGLILGGAIGNFIDRVFRGEVVDFIDTFIFTYNFPIFNVADSALCVGVALIFIKIINDERLAKGKK is encoded by the coding sequence ATTTGGTTATATTATGTTATTGCACTAGTAATTATCTTGTTAGACCAATGGACGAAATGGATCGTTGTACAATCGATGGAAATAGGTGAACGAATTTCACTTATTGAAAATTTCCTTTATTTTACATCCCATCGTAACCAAGGAGCGGCCTTTGGAATTCTCCAAGGACAAATGTGGTTTTTCTATATTATTACAGTTATCGTCGTTGGTTTCATCGTGTATTATATTCAAAAAGAAGCTAAGAGCAGTTGGTTGCTCGGGATTTCTTTAGGGTTGATATTAGGTGGTGCCATTGGTAATTTTATCGATAGGGTTTTTCGTGGCGAAGTTGTAGACTTTATTGATACATTTATTTTTACATACAATTTCCCTATTTTTAATGTAGCTGATTCTGCCCTATGTGTTGGTGTAGCATTGATTTTCATTAAAATAATAAACGACGAAAGACTAGCAAAGGGGAAAAAATGA
- a CDS encoding RNA-binding protein — translation MSIYQHFRIEERIFVDQVLDWKQDVIVQYTYKLTDFLDPREQDILKTIIGKDEEISLSFWGGASSTERKRAMLFPSYFELAKNDFQIQAFELRYPRKFITLEHRDILGSIMGLGMKREKFGDILITDEVIQVLVANEVASFIELNLQKVGQAKVKIVPINEEDIIENVEEWTEESTTISSLRLDTLLSAIYNISRTKSSLYIDRGLVKVNWKTIEDGAFQVQEGDYLSVRNFGRSKLLSIAGSTKKGKIRIVFGRKK, via the coding sequence ATGAGTATTTATCAGCACTTTCGTATTGAAGAACGAATATTTGTAGATCAAGTGTTAGATTGGAAGCAAGACGTTATTGTTCAATATACTTATAAATTAACTGATTTTCTTGATCCGCGGGAGCAAGATATTTTAAAGACTATTATTGGTAAGGATGAAGAAATTAGCCTCTCCTTTTGGGGAGGCGCTTCTAGTACTGAACGAAAACGTGCTATGCTGTTTCCTTCTTATTTTGAACTGGCTAAAAATGACTTTCAGATTCAAGCGTTTGAACTACGTTATCCAAGAAAATTTATAACATTAGAACATCGAGACATTCTTGGTTCAATAATGGGTTTAGGTATGAAACGTGAAAAATTTGGTGATATTCTTATAACAGATGAAGTTATTCAAGTATTAGTTGCAAATGAAGTTGCTAGCTTTATTGAATTAAATCTACAAAAAGTTGGACAAGCTAAAGTTAAAATTGTACCTATTAATGAAGAAGATATTATAGAAAACGTTGAAGAGTGGACAGAAGAGTCAACCACTATTTCTTCCTTGCGTTTAGATACACTTCTTTCAGCCATATATAATATTTCACGAACTAAATCTTCTCTTTATATTGACAGAGGACTAGTTAAGGTTAATTGGAAAACGATTGAAGACGGTGCTTTCCAAGTTCAAGAAGGAGATTATTTATCTGTAAGAAATTTTGGGAGAAGTAAATTATTATCGATTGCTGGCTCTACAAAAAAAGGTAAAATCCGCATCGTTTTTGGAAGAAAAAAATAA
- a CDS encoding RluA family pseudouridine synthase — MEQFEFKISEEQANERIDKLMTTFHPDWSRTQIQQWIKEGNITVNGETVKTNYKAQFNDKLELEIPEPELLEVEPEPIDLEIVYEDEDVIVVNKPRGMVVHPAPGHSSGTLVNGLMYHCKDLSGINGVIRPGIVHRIDKDTSGLLMVAKNDRAHESLVNQLKAKTTKRVYKAIAHGVISHDVGTIEAPIGRDKKDRQSMTVTEDGRDAVTHFTVLERFDNYTYVQCELETGRTHQIRVHMKYIGFPIAGDPKYGPKKTLNIEGQALHAAVLGFEHPRTKENLLFEAPLPQEMVTLLEELRQ, encoded by the coding sequence ATGGAGCAATTTGAATTTAAGATTTCCGAAGAACAAGCAAATGAACGAATTGATAAACTAATGACCACTTTTCACCCTGATTGGTCACGAACACAAATTCAGCAATGGATTAAAGAAGGAAATATTACCGTTAATGGTGAGACCGTAAAGACCAATTATAAGGCCCAATTTAATGACAAATTGGAATTAGAAATTCCAGAACCTGAACTTTTAGAAGTGGAACCAGAACCGATTGATTTAGAGATCGTATATGAAGATGAGGATGTAATTGTTGTGAATAAACCACGTGGGATGGTTGTTCATCCTGCACCTGGGCATTCTTCAGGTACTTTAGTAAATGGTTTGATGTATCATTGTAAAGATTTATCAGGCATTAACGGTGTTATTCGTCCAGGTATTGTTCATCGAATTGATAAAGATACATCAGGTTTATTAATGGTAGCTAAAAACGATCGGGCACATGAGTCATTAGTTAACCAATTAAAAGCTAAAACTACAAAGAGAGTATATAAAGCGATTGCTCATGGTGTGATTTCACATGATGTGGGTACAATTGAAGCGCCGATTGGTCGTGACAAAAAAGATCGTCAAAGCATGACAGTAACTGAAGATGGTCGTGATGCTGTTACCCACTTTACAGTTCTTGAGCGGTTCGACAACTATACTTACGTTCAATGTGAACTTGAAACAGGAAGAACACATCAAATCCGTGTTCATATGAAATATATTGGTTTTCCAATAGCGGGTGATCCGAAATACGGTCCAAAAAAAACATTGAATATTGAAGGGCAAGCTCTTCATGCAGCTGTTTTAGGATTTGAACATCCACGGACAAAAGAAAACCTTTTATTTGAAGCACCCCTTCCACAAGAAATGGTAACCTTACTTGAAGAGTTACGACAATAA
- a CDS encoding aspartate carbamoyltransferase catalytic subunit, protein MMHVLTMPLLETNEIHQILHEAQAFLNGERWIPNRETFVTNLFFEPSTRTKFSFEVAEKKLGLQVLNFEAQTSSVTKGETLYDTVKTLEAIGTNIVVIRHQQDHYFDDLVGKISIPIINGGDGCGHHPTQSLLDLLTIKQEFGTFEGLKVVIVGDIRHSRVARSNAEVLHRLGASVWFSGPRSWIDESIPYGNFIDIDDAVEMADVMMMLRIQHERHAVKMVTTKSDYHQQYGLTIEREQRMKNDSIIMHPAPINRDVEIASELVECPRSRIFKQMTNGVAVRMAVLKRAIEKGGLK, encoded by the coding sequence ATGATGCACGTATTAACGATGCCATTACTTGAAACGAATGAAATTCATCAAATTTTGCATGAAGCTCAAGCATTTTTAAATGGTGAACGATGGATACCAAACCGAGAAACATTTGTAACCAATCTTTTCTTTGAGCCTAGTACGCGAACGAAATTTAGTTTCGAGGTAGCTGAAAAAAAATTAGGTCTTCAAGTTTTGAATTTTGAAGCCCAAACTTCAAGCGTTACCAAAGGGGAAACTTTGTATGATACAGTAAAAACGCTTGAAGCTATTGGGACAAATATAGTGGTTATCCGCCATCAGCAAGATCATTACTTTGATGACCTGGTTGGGAAAATATCAATTCCCATCATAAATGGTGGAGATGGTTGCGGACATCATCCTACTCAATCTTTACTTGATTTATTAACAATAAAGCAAGAGTTTGGCACATTTGAGGGTTTAAAGGTCGTCATAGTAGGTGATATTAGGCACAGTCGAGTTGCTCGATCGAATGCAGAAGTACTTCATCGATTAGGTGCTAGCGTTTGGTTTTCAGGGCCGCGTTCATGGATTGACGAGTCAATCCCATATGGAAACTTTATTGATATTGATGATGCTGTAGAAATGGCAGATGTCATGATGATGTTACGGATCCAGCATGAACGTCACGCCGTAAAAATGGTGACTACAAAAAGTGACTACCATCAACAATATGGTTTAACAATAGAAAGAGAACAACGAATGAAAAATGATAGTATTATTATGCACCCTGCGCCAATCAACCGTGATGTTGAAATCGCAAGTGAACTTGTTGAATGTCCACGCTCAAGAATTTTTAAACAAATGACAAATGGAGTTGCCGTAAGGATGGCAGTTTTGAAACGTGCAATTGAAAAGGGAGGGCTTAAATAA
- the pyrR gene encoding bifunctional pyr operon transcriptional regulator/uracil phosphoribosyltransferase PyrR has translation MARVILDDQAIRRATTRIAHEIIERNKGIENCILVGIKTRGIYVAKRLAERIEQIEGEKIPVGEVDITLYRDDLTVKTEDQDPLLKGSNVPTDITDQKVILIDDVLYTGRTVRAALDALMDLGRPSQIQLAVLIDRGHRELPIRPDYVGKNVPTSKSEIIAAKLKEVDEIDEVSIIQQ, from the coding sequence TTGGCTAGAGTCATTCTTGACGATCAAGCAATTCGAAGAGCAACAACTCGGATAGCTCATGAAATCATTGAACGAAATAAAGGGATTGAAAATTGTATTCTTGTCGGAATAAAAACACGTGGCATTTACGTAGCTAAACGTTTAGCAGAACGGATTGAACAAATTGAAGGAGAAAAAATTCCAGTAGGTGAAGTTGATATTACTCTTTACCGAGATGATTTAACCGTGAAAACCGAAGACCAAGATCCGCTTTTAAAAGGATCCAACGTTCCTACAGACATTACGGACCAGAAGGTAATCTTAATTGATGATGTGCTTTACACTGGGCGAACTGTTAGAGCAGCTTTAGATGCCTTAATGGACTTAGGAAGACCTTCACAAATTCAACTAGCTGTCTTAATCGATAGAGGGCACCGAGAATTACCTATTCGACCTGATTATGTTGGTAAAAATGTACCAACTTCAAAAAGTGAAATTATTGCTGCTAAGCTTAAAGAAGTAGATGAAATTGATGAAGTAAGTATAATTCAACAATAA
- a CDS encoding TraR/DksA C4-type zinc finger protein, with protein sequence MGQYDQLRRELEQRQANLKERVKEADYYGLAVTSSFSTGELSQYDNHPADTATDLYEREKDIAIYEKLEKELEDVEYALNKMDNGSYGVCEVTGQQIPYDRLEANPTARTVVEHSNGQLAQHRPVEEDVLGNFEKYNFDNRDDETEFDAEDAYQSVASFNENSMVFEDSSLDRTGELVGYVEELEAFASTDIYGYQGDDSVEFQRNIHYDQYLNEK encoded by the coding sequence ATGGGACAATATGATCAATTGAGAAGAGAACTTGAACAACGTCAAGCTAACTTAAAGGAAAGAGTGAAAGAAGCCGATTATTATGGTTTAGCAGTTACATCAAGCTTCTCAACAGGAGAGTTGTCACAGTATGATAATCACCCAGCTGATACTGCTACTGACTTATATGAACGTGAAAAAGACATTGCCATTTACGAAAAATTGGAAAAGGAATTGGAAGATGTCGAATATGCGTTAAATAAAATGGATAATGGTTCATATGGAGTTTGTGAAGTAACGGGTCAACAAATCCCTTATGATCGTTTAGAAGCTAACCCAACTGCAAGGACTGTTGTTGAACATTCAAATGGTCAATTGGCACAGCATCGTCCAGTAGAAGAAGATGTGCTAGGTAATTTTGAAAAGTATAATTTTGACAATCGGGATGACGAAACTGAATTTGACGCTGAGGACGCTTATCAATCGGTTGCATCTTTTAATGAAAACAGTATGGTTTTTGAAGATTCTTCATTAGATCGTACAGGGGAGTTAGTTGGTTATGTAGAGGAATTAGAAGCATTTGCTTCTACTGATATTTATGGTTATCAAGGTGATGATTCCGTCGAATTCCAAAGAAACATTCATTATGATCAATATCTAAACGAAAAATAA
- a CDS encoding solute carrier family 23 protein: protein MSHQKEIGIQEVPRFDKWLTFSIQHLFAMFGATILVPYLVDLSPAVALFSSGLGTLAYLLITRGQIPAYLGSSFAFIAPIIAATTIGGPEGAMIGSFLAGIIYGIVALLIKASGVGWLLKILPPIVVGPVIMVIGLGLAGVAIDMAMNVPGTGQYSGTLFSVAIVTLGITVLSAFFLKGFFGLIPFLFGIIGGYIYAYIMGVIDFTPVRDAAIFAVPDFIVPFVTYTPSFNWHIAAIMVPIAVVTISEHIGDQMVLSKVVGKNFIKKPGLHRSLLGDGVATMIASVLGGPPNTTYGENIGVLAITRVFSVFVIGGAAVLAMTLAFFGKFAALIQTIPTAVMGGVSILLFGVIASSGLRMLIENGINMGLKRNLIISSTILVIGIGGAFIQVSDEIQIAGMALATIIGIVLHLVLPNKEESYGTKSMFEDDQKVNQ from the coding sequence ATGTCACATCAAAAAGAGATTGGTATTCAAGAGGTGCCACGTTTTGATAAATGGTTAACCTTTAGTATTCAGCATTTATTTGCGATGTTCGGTGCAACAATATTAGTGCCATATTTAGTTGATTTAAGTCCAGCAGTTGCTTTATTTTCAAGTGGATTAGGGACATTGGCTTACTTATTAATAACAAGAGGACAAATTCCAGCATACTTAGGTTCCTCATTTGCGTTTATCGCACCGATTATAGCGGCGACAACAATCGGTGGGCCAGAAGGTGCAATGATCGGTAGTTTTCTAGCAGGAATTATTTACGGGATCGTAGCGCTTTTAATTAAAGCAAGTGGGGTAGGTTGGCTTTTGAAAATTTTACCCCCTATTGTCGTAGGTCCTGTTATTATGGTTATCGGTCTTGGATTGGCAGGTGTTGCGATTGACATGGCGATGAACGTACCAGGTACGGGACAATATAGTGGTACATTGTTCTCCGTGGCGATTGTCACATTAGGTATTACTGTTTTATCAGCATTTTTCTTGAAAGGGTTCTTCGGACTTATCCCATTTCTATTTGGTATTATTGGTGGGTATATATATGCCTACATTATGGGAGTTATAGATTTCACCCCAGTAAGAGATGCGGCAATATTCGCAGTTCCAGACTTTATCGTTCCTTTTGTAACGTATACACCGAGTTTTAATTGGCATATTGCTGCAATTATGGTTCCAATAGCGGTAGTAACAATTTCAGAACATATTGGAGACCAGATGGTTCTTAGTAAGGTTGTAGGGAAAAACTTTATAAAAAAACCAGGTTTACATCGCTCTCTATTAGGGGATGGAGTTGCAACGATGATTGCTTCTGTCTTAGGTGGACCACCAAATACAACGTACGGTGAAAATATTGGTGTGCTAGCTATTACACGAGTATTTAGTGTATTTGTGATAGGTGGTGCCGCAGTACTGGCAATGACACTGGCGTTCTTTGGAAAGTTTGCAGCTTTAATTCAAACGATCCCAACAGCGGTAATGGGGGGAGTATCAATCCTTCTCTTTGGGGTTATCGCATCATCAGGTTTGCGTATGTTAATCGAAAATGGCATAAACATGGGGTTAAAGCGCAACTTAATTATATCTTCCACTATTCTAGTTATCGGGATTGGAGGAGCTTTCATCCAAGTATCGGATGAAATTCAAATCGCAGGTATGGCATTAGCAACCATTATCGGGATTGTTCTTCACTTAGTCTTACCAAATAAAGAGGAGAGTTACGGTACGAAATCGATGTTTGAAGATGATCAAAAAGTAAATCAATAA
- a CDS encoding DivIVA domain-containing protein: MPLTPLDIHNKEFTRGFRGYDEDEVNEFLDQIIKDYEAVLREKKEMFERVQDLDGKLEHFNKIEETLNKSILVAQESAEEVRRSAQKEAQLIVKEAEKNADRIINDALTKSRKIMMEIEELKKQASVYRIRFKMLVEAQLEMLQTEDWDDLTKVDNSLEKETVE, encoded by the coding sequence GTGCCTTTAACACCGCTTGATATCCATAATAAAGAGTTTACTCGCGGATTCCGTGGTTACGATGAAGATGAGGTTAATGAGTTTCTTGACCAAATCATAAAAGACTACGAAGCTGTACTACGGGAAAAGAAGGAAATGTTTGAGCGAGTTCAAGACCTTGATGGGAAACTAGAGCATTTTAATAAAATTGAAGAAACATTAAATAAATCAATTTTAGTTGCCCAAGAATCCGCTGAAGAGGTTCGTCGCAGTGCTCAAAAAGAAGCACAGTTAATTGTTAAGGAAGCAGAAAAAAATGCTGATCGAATTATTAATGATGCCTTGACGAAATCAAGGAAAATAATGATGGAAATTGAAGAGTTAAAGAAACAAGCATCTGTATATCGTATTCGGTTTAAAATGCTTGTTGAAGCCCAATTGGAAATGCTCCAAACAGAAGATTGGGACGACTTAACAAAGGTGGATAACTCGTTAGAAAAAGAAACGGTAGAATAA
- the ileS gene encoding isoleucine--tRNA ligase: MEYKDTLLMPKTEFPMRGNLPNREPEMQKKWDEMNIYEKVQKRTEGRPLFVLHDGPPYANGDIHMGHALNKVLKDMIVRYKSMSGYHAPYVPGWDTHGLPIETALTKNKKVKRKEMTVADFRKLCEEYALEQIDRQREQFKRLGVRGDWENPYITLNKEYEAQQIKVFGDMAKKGYIYKGLKPVYWSPSSESALAEAEIEYHDKRSPSIYVAFPIKDGKGLLEGDEKIVIWTTTPWTIPANLGITVHPDLDYSVVQVEQDKFVVASGLLETLVKELDWEHYDVVKTFKGEQLEFVVAKHPIYDRDSLVMCGDHVTLDAGTGCVHTAPGHGEDDYIVGQKYNLDVLCPVDDKGVMTSEAEGFEGVFYDEANKPITEKLTEVGALLKLSFITHSYPHDWRTKKPVIFRATAQWFASIKDFREELLQAINEVEWIPTWGETRLYNMVRDRGDWCISRQRAWGVPIPIFYGEDGEPIITDETIDHVSTLFREHGSNIWFEWETEQLLPEGFTSSHSPNGKFTREMDIMDVWFDSGSSHQAVLVERDDLQRPADLYLEGSDQYRGWFNSSLSTSVAVSGKAPYKGVLSHGFALDGEGRKMSKSLGNVVVPNDVMKQLGADILRLWVASVDYQADVRVSDNILKQVSEVYRKIRNTFRFLLGNLNGFNPETDSVSIEDLPELDKYMLVKLHDVIGKVNKGYEQYQFSNVYHALNNFCTVELSSFYMDVAKDTLYIDAPNSHARRSIQTVMYETVVALAKLVSPILSHTADEVWPHIPGVEGENVQLTDLPKPETFTNVEELVQKWDRIMNVRNDVLKALENARNEKKIGKSLTAQIVLYPTNHLKETFENVDLQKLFIVSQAVIGGDKEAAPAFADVYDDLAIVVDKAEGETCERCWVVTKTVGENEKHPTLCTSCATIVTENYNG, translated from the coding sequence ATGGAGTATAAAGATACATTACTAATGCCTAAAACGGAGTTTCCAATGCGTGGAAACTTGCCAAATCGTGAACCAGAAATGCAAAAAAAATGGGATGAAATGAATATCTATGAAAAAGTTCAAAAACGTACAGAAGGGCGCCCATTATTTGTCCTTCATGATGGACCACCATATGCGAACGGTGATATCCATATGGGACATGCTTTAAATAAGGTATTAAAAGATATGATTGTTCGTTACAAATCAATGAGCGGGTATCATGCACCGTATGTTCCAGGTTGGGATACTCACGGCCTTCCAATTGAAACGGCACTAACAAAAAATAAAAAAGTAAAACGTAAAGAAATGACGGTCGCTGACTTTAGGAAACTTTGTGAAGAGTACGCTCTTGAGCAAATTGATCGTCAACGGGAACAATTTAAACGACTAGGTGTTCGGGGAGATTGGGAAAATCCCTATATTACGTTAAACAAAGAGTATGAGGCTCAACAAATAAAAGTTTTTGGGGATATGGCAAAAAAAGGTTATATCTATAAAGGTTTAAAGCCAGTGTATTGGTCTCCTTCTTCAGAGTCTGCATTGGCAGAAGCTGAGATCGAGTATCATGATAAGCGGTCTCCTTCAATTTATGTTGCATTTCCTATTAAAGATGGTAAAGGCTTATTAGAAGGTGATGAAAAAATTGTCATCTGGACGACAACACCTTGGACAATACCAGCAAATCTTGGTATTACCGTTCATCCTGACCTTGATTATAGCGTTGTACAAGTCGAGCAAGATAAGTTTGTCGTGGCTTCTGGATTACTTGAAACATTGGTAAAAGAATTAGACTGGGAACACTACGATGTAGTGAAAACATTTAAAGGTGAGCAATTAGAATTTGTCGTTGCAAAACATCCAATATATGATCGTGATTCACTCGTGATGTGTGGTGATCATGTTACGCTTGATGCAGGAACAGGTTGTGTACATACGGCACCTGGCCACGGGGAAGATGACTATATCGTCGGACAAAAATATAATTTAGACGTATTATGTCCTGTGGATGATAAAGGTGTAATGACAAGTGAGGCAGAAGGGTTTGAAGGTGTTTTTTACGATGAAGCGAATAAACCAATTACTGAAAAATTAACAGAAGTAGGTGCTCTTTTAAAGCTTTCGTTTATTACGCATTCGTACCCACACGACTGGAGAACGAAAAAGCCAGTAATTTTTAGAGCAACGGCGCAATGGTTTGCCTCAATCAAAGATTTCCGAGAAGAATTGCTTCAAGCGATTAATGAAGTAGAATGGATTCCAACATGGGGTGAAACACGTTTATATAACATGGTCCGTGACCGAGGTGATTGGTGTATTTCCCGACAGCGTGCATGGGGCGTTCCGATTCCCATTTTTTACGGCGAAGACGGAGAACCAATCATTACCGATGAGACTATTGATCATGTTTCGACTTTGTTTAGAGAGCATGGATCGAATATTTGGTTTGAATGGGAGACTGAGCAACTTCTACCTGAAGGTTTCACTTCTTCTCATAGTCCAAACGGCAAGTTTACTCGTGAAATGGATATTATGGATGTGTGGTTTGATTCTGGTTCATCCCACCAAGCAGTACTTGTAGAACGAGATGACTTACAACGTCCTGCAGACTTATACCTTGAAGGGTCAGATCAATATCGTGGTTGGTTTAATTCTTCGTTATCAACAAGTGTAGCCGTTTCTGGAAAAGCTCCATATAAAGGAGTTTTAAGTCACGGGTTTGCTTTAGATGGTGAAGGACGTAAGATGAGTAAATCTTTAGGAAATGTCGTTGTTCCGAATGATGTGATGAAACAATTAGGTGCAGACATCCTTCGCTTATGGGTTGCATCTGTTGACTATCAAGCAGATGTCCGTGTATCTGATAATATTTTAAAACAAGTTTCTGAAGTATACAGAAAAATCAGAAACACGTTCCGTTTCCTTTTAGGTAACTTGAATGGATTTAATCCAGAGACAGATTCTGTATCAATTGAAGACTTACCTGAACTCGATAAATATATGCTTGTAAAATTACATGATGTAATTGGTAAAGTGAATAAAGGATATGAACAGTATCAGTTCTCAAATGTTTATCATGCATTAAATAACTTCTGTACCGTTGAGTTAAGTTCTTTCTATATGGATGTGGCAAAAGATACATTATATATTGATGCACCGAATAGTCATGCTCGTCGTTCTATTCAAACCGTAATGTATGAAACAGTAGTTGCACTAGCCAAGCTTGTTTCTCCAATCTTATCTCATACTGCAGATGAAGTTTGGCCACACATTCCTGGTGTAGAAGGGGAGAATGTTCAACTAACAGATCTGCCTAAACCAGAAACATTTACAAATGTTGAAGAGCTTGTTCAAAAGTGGGATCGTATCATGAATGTTCGTAATGATGTTTTAAAAGCATTAGAAAATGCAAGAAACGAAAAGAAAATTGGAAAATCATTAACAGCACAAATTGTTTTATATCCAACAAACCATTTGAAGGAAACATTTGAAAATGTAGATTTACAAAAATTGTTTATCGTTTCTCAAGCCGTAATTGGCGGTGACAAAGAAGCGGCTCCTGCATTTGCCGATGTTTATGATGATCTTGCTATTGTCGTTGATAAAGCTGAAGGAGAGACGTGTGAACGTTGCTGGGTGGTTACGAAAACGGTTGGAGAAAATGAAAAACATCCAACATTATGTACTTCTTGCGCAACAATCGTTACAGAAAATTACAATGGATAA